One genomic region from Polynucleobacter sp. MWH-P3-07-1 encodes:
- a CDS encoding biopolymer transporter ExbD — protein sequence MGWLSNPSSQQRGFSLGGSTPSPEPEINLIPFIDVLLVVLIFLMISTTFTHYQELAITLPTASVSDNAPEVKQIHVAVSSDGRFAINGRVTERSQLASALNQNSPNKEVQVSIDADARAPHQAVMSALEAARDANLSNIIFSTQTKK from the coding sequence ATGGGCTGGCTCTCAAACCCTTCTTCTCAGCAACGGGGATTTTCCTTAGGGGGGAGCACGCCAAGCCCCGAACCGGAGATCAATCTCATTCCTTTTATTGATGTGCTCTTGGTAGTACTGATTTTTTTGATGATCTCAACAACCTTTACGCACTATCAGGAACTGGCCATCACCCTACCGACTGCGAGCGTTAGTGACAATGCCCCTGAGGTGAAGCAAATTCATGTGGCGGTGAGTAGCGACGGACGATTTGCCATTAATGGCCGAGTGACTGAGCGCAGTCAGCTAGCCAGCGCTCTCAATCAGAACAGTCCCAATAAAGAGGTGCAAGTCAGTATCGACGCAGATGCTAGAGCTCCTCATCAAGCCGTCATGAGCGCACTCGAAGCGGCAAGAGATGCTAATCTGTCGAATATTATCTTTAGCACTCAAACCAAAAAGTAA
- a CDS encoding Trm112 family protein produces MDKRLLEILVCPLCKSTLTLNPEKRELICKADRLAYPIREDIPVMIIDEARTLAADEVI; encoded by the coding sequence ATGGATAAACGTCTGCTCGAAATTTTGGTTTGCCCTCTCTGCAAAAGCACGCTTACTCTCAACCCTGAAAAGCGTGAGCTCATCTGTAAAGCGGATCGCTTGGCTTATCCGATCCGAGAAGATATTCCGGTCATGATCATTGATGAGGCCCGCACTCTTGCGGCCGATGAAGTGATCTAA
- the nrdR gene encoding transcriptional regulator NrdR — MRCPFCHNDDTQVMDTRVSDEGDTNRRRRRCAKCDKRFTTYERVELALPAIVKKNGSRVDYNHDKLVSSIKLALRKRPVSSDSVEEAITRIEEKLLSLGEKEIPSERVGELVMRELKRLDKVAYIRFASVYRSFADIESFESALKELK; from the coding sequence TTGCGCTGCCCTTTTTGCCATAACGACGATACCCAGGTGATGGATACCCGGGTATCGGATGAGGGCGACACCAACCGTCGGCGCCGTCGCTGCGCCAAGTGCGATAAGCGCTTTACAACCTATGAGCGAGTGGAATTAGCTCTGCCAGCCATCGTCAAGAAAAACGGTAGCCGGGTTGACTACAACCACGACAAATTAGTGAGCTCGATTAAGTTGGCACTGCGCAAGCGTCCCGTTTCATCTGATTCAGTTGAAGAGGCGATTACGCGTATTGAAGAAAAGCTCTTAAGCCTTGGTGAAAAAGAAATCCCCAGCGAGCGGGTGGGAGAGTTGGTCATGCGCGAGCTGAAGCGCTTAGACAAGGTGGCTTACATCCGCTTTGCTTCAGTCTATCGCAGCTTTGCGGATATTGAGTCCTTTGAGAGCGCGCTCAAAGAACTGAAGTAA
- the glyA gene encoding serine hydroxymethyltransferase has protein sequence MFDRQNTLAKTDPELWAAITDENRRQEDHIELIASENYTSPAVMQAQGSQLTNKYAEGYPGKRYYGGCEFVDVAEQLAIDRVKKLFGAEAANVQPHCGASANQAVFLAFLKPGDTFMGMSLAEGGHLTHGMPLNMSGKWFNPIAYGLDKNEVIDYEQMERLAREHKPKLIIAGASAYSLKIDFERFAKIAKEVGAIFMVDMAHYAGLIAAGVYPNPIPHADIVTSTTHKGLRGPRGGIILMKAEHEKAINSAVFPGLQGGPLMHVIAGKATAFKEALEPSFKDYQQQVIANAQAMAEALIERGLRIVSGRTESHVMLVDLRAKKMTGKEAERILGEAHITCNKNGIPNDPEKPMVTSGIRLGSPAMTTRGFKESEAKQVGYLIADVLDNPHDADNIAQVRAKVTELTKRFPVYSAS, from the coding sequence ATGTTTGACCGTCAAAACACCTTAGCTAAGACCGACCCCGAATTATGGGCCGCCATTACCGATGAGAATCGCCGTCAAGAAGACCATATTGAGCTCATTGCTTCTGAGAACTATACCTCTCCAGCAGTCATGCAGGCGCAAGGCTCCCAATTAACTAATAAGTATGCTGAAGGCTATCCCGGCAAGCGTTATTACGGCGGTTGTGAGTTTGTTGATGTAGCGGAGCAGTTGGCGATTGATCGTGTCAAAAAGTTATTTGGCGCGGAAGCGGCAAACGTGCAACCCCATTGTGGCGCCTCAGCAAACCAAGCAGTCTTTTTAGCCTTTTTAAAGCCCGGCGATACCTTCATGGGAATGAGTTTGGCCGAAGGCGGACATTTGACCCATGGTATGCCTTTAAATATGAGCGGCAAGTGGTTCAATCCCATTGCTTACGGTCTAGATAAAAACGAAGTGATTGACTACGAGCAAATGGAGCGTTTGGCGCGCGAGCACAAACCTAAACTCATTATTGCTGGTGCTTCTGCTTACTCTCTCAAGATTGATTTTGAGCGCTTTGCCAAAATTGCTAAGGAAGTGGGCGCAATCTTTATGGTCGATATGGCCCACTACGCTGGCCTGATTGCTGCTGGTGTGTATCCCAACCCCATACCCCATGCCGATATCGTGACTTCAACGACTCACAAGGGTTTGCGTGGTCCTCGTGGCGGCATCATTTTGATGAAGGCTGAGCACGAGAAGGCGATTAATTCCGCAGTCTTCCCAGGCTTGCAAGGTGGTCCTTTAATGCATGTGATTGCCGGTAAGGCTACTGCTTTCAAAGAGGCTTTAGAGCCGAGCTTTAAGGACTATCAGCAGCAAGTGATTGCCAATGCCCAAGCGATGGCTGAAGCCTTGATTGAGCGCGGACTGCGCATTGTCTCTGGCCGGACAGAATCGCATGTGATGTTGGTGGATCTGCGGGCTAAGAAGATGACGGGCAAAGAAGCGGAGCGCATCTTAGGTGAAGCCCACATCACTTGTAATAAGAACGGGATTCCGAACGATCCTGAAAAGCCAATGGTGACCAGCGGTATTCGTTTGGGTTCACCGGCAATGACAACCCGAGGCTTTAAAGAATCTGAAGCCAAGCAAGTAGGTTATCTCATCGCTGATGTTCTGGACAATCCGCATGATGCGGACAATATTGCGCAGGTGCGCGCTAAGGTCACCGAGTTGACCAAGCGTTTCCCGGTGTATAGCGCAAGCTAA
- the lpxK gene encoding tetraacyldisaccharide 4'-kinase codes for MPKLFSKAPTFWERRGPTSLLLWPLSLVFGQLLRARKLFNELDLSNKKTARVPIIIVGNIRVGGTGKTPIVISLAERLAALGWHPGIISRGYGAKTQAAPLLVTSDSDPSVVGDEPVLIAQRTKNQFPLYVFPKRKHSIAVLLQEHPEVDVIISDDGLQHTDLVRWPSREGGRDVEFVVRDQRGEGNGFLLPAGPLREPVTRERDATLMMGSPSALSAKADEYFLGRRAFTLRPHFGRPYQLNHPEAYKTLDDIALAYSKQGRTRITAVAAIGNPKRFFGDLEKHGLKIKGIGLPDHSSFTPEFFQGIDADCILITEKDAVKCKGINDARIWVIPMHLNIPEGLLEWLQTILHRPDPNRYTL; via the coding sequence ATGCCTAAATTATTCAGTAAGGCTCCGACCTTCTGGGAGCGTCGCGGTCCCACCAGTCTCTTGCTCTGGCCTTTATCTTTGGTATTTGGTCAGCTCTTGCGGGCTCGCAAGCTATTCAATGAGCTCGACCTGAGTAATAAAAAAACAGCTCGTGTGCCCATCATCATTGTGGGCAATATTCGGGTTGGCGGCACTGGTAAAACTCCCATCGTCATCTCACTGGCTGAGCGCTTAGCAGCCCTTGGTTGGCACCCCGGCATCATTAGCCGTGGTTATGGTGCAAAAACACAAGCCGCCCCTCTACTCGTGACTAGCGATTCGGATCCAAGCGTCGTGGGTGATGAACCTGTCCTAATTGCACAGCGAACCAAGAACCAATTTCCGCTCTATGTTTTTCCCAAGCGCAAGCACAGTATTGCTGTGTTGCTGCAAGAACACCCTGAAGTGGACGTGATCATCAGTGATGATGGTCTGCAGCACACGGACTTAGTGCGCTGGCCCTCACGTGAAGGCGGTCGTGACGTGGAGTTTGTGGTACGCGATCAACGTGGCGAAGGGAATGGCTTCCTTTTACCCGCAGGACCTTTACGTGAACCTGTGACACGCGAGCGTGATGCTACCCTCATGATGGGGAGCCCATCAGCGCTCAGCGCTAAAGCCGATGAGTATTTCTTGGGTCGCCGCGCCTTTACCCTGCGACCACACTTTGGCAGACCTTATCAACTCAATCATCCGGAAGCCTATAAAACCTTGGATGACATCGCTCTTGCCTACTCCAAACAAGGTCGCACACGCATTACTGCCGTTGCAGCCATTGGCAATCCTAAGCGCTTCTTTGGTGATCTGGAAAAGCATGGTCTCAAGATCAAAGGGATTGGCCTACCTGATCACAGTAGCTTTACTCCAGAGTTCTTCCAAGGGATCGATGCGGATTGCATTCTGATTACCGAAAAAGACGCCGTAAAATGTAAAGGTATTAACGATGCTCGCATTTGGGTAATCCCCATGCATCTCAATATTCCAGAGGGTTTACTGGAGTGGTTGCAAACCATTTTGCATAGACCTGATCCTAACCGCTACACTTTGTAA
- the kdsB gene encoding 3-deoxy-manno-octulosonate cytidylyltransferase — MTSASAPEFLVVIPARLGSTRLPRKPLADIGGKPMVVRVAERAKQSLAKQVVVATDSAEILAACQAHQIECILTRDDHATGTDRIAEVAHLLKLPEQTLVVNVQGDEPAIPAELINQVALTLASNPDCAISTVAVAISDPQEIANPNVVKVVLNRSNHALYFSRAAIPFVRDPDASSQEGSGYLRHIGIYAYRAAFLHAYARLKPAPAEQAEALEQLRALWYGYQIAVYIAPETPPAGVDTPEDLERIRQAF; from the coding sequence TTGACCTCCGCAAGCGCCCCTGAATTTTTGGTCGTCATTCCGGCAAGACTGGGATCCACTCGCTTACCTCGTAAGCCTTTAGCAGACATTGGTGGTAAGCCGATGGTGGTGCGTGTTGCCGAGCGTGCTAAACAGTCCCTTGCCAAGCAAGTGGTGGTGGCTACTGACTCTGCAGAAATTCTTGCGGCATGTCAGGCCCATCAGATTGAATGCATTTTGACGCGGGATGATCACGCTACGGGCACTGATCGCATTGCGGAAGTAGCCCATCTACTCAAACTACCAGAACAGACCTTGGTCGTTAACGTACAAGGTGATGAACCTGCAATTCCAGCAGAGCTGATTAATCAAGTAGCACTCACCCTTGCCAGCAATCCAGATTGCGCCATCTCCACGGTTGCAGTAGCGATTAGTGACCCTCAAGAGATCGCCAACCCCAATGTGGTGAAGGTGGTCCTCAATCGTAGTAATCACGCCCTGTACTTCTCCAGAGCGGCGATTCCATTTGTGCGTGATCCTGATGCCAGTTCGCAAGAGGGTAGCGGGTATCTTCGCCATATTGGCATTTATGCTTATCGTGCAGCGTTTTTGCATGCTTATGCCCGACTCAAGCCGGCCCCAGCCGAGCAAGCTGAGGCGCTAGAGCAACTGCGCGCCCTTTGGTATGGCTATCAGATCGCCGTGTACATCGCTCCAGAGACCCCACCGGCCGGAGTGGACACCCCTGAAGACCTAGAGCGAATCCGCCAAGCCTTTTAA
- a CDS encoding MotA/TolQ/ExbB proton channel family protein, producing the protein MYTILLTAGWPIWPLLIISIIGLAIVIERTWYLRKIQVFPSGSLEIAFTLASQLESGKTVPTSEIDRLARLSPAMPLLAGVLQEKISGASNEAALEELQAIAQATWHKLERYLGALATIATVAPLLGLFGTVVGMIEIFGSQGAINGGAASPQQLAHGISVALYNTAFGLLIAIPALAAWRGLRAMANQRQRECEEFTRQLFKKLFPA; encoded by the coding sequence ATGTACACCATCTTACTTACGGCTGGCTGGCCGATCTGGCCTCTACTCATCATCTCCATTATCGGGCTTGCCATTGTCATTGAGCGCACCTGGTATTTGCGCAAAATCCAAGTTTTCCCCTCAGGATCGCTTGAAATCGCCTTTACCCTTGCAAGCCAGCTAGAAAGCGGCAAAACTGTCCCCACCTCCGAAATAGATCGCCTGGCTCGGCTTTCACCAGCAATGCCACTCTTAGCAGGGGTTTTACAAGAGAAAATCTCTGGCGCATCCAATGAGGCAGCCTTAGAAGAATTGCAAGCCATTGCGCAAGCGACCTGGCACAAGCTTGAGCGTTATCTTGGGGCCTTGGCTACGATTGCGACCGTTGCACCGCTCTTGGGACTTTTTGGCACCGTGGTTGGCATGATTGAGATCTTCGGCAGCCAAGGTGCAATTAATGGTGGCGCAGCGAGCCCGCAACAACTTGCACATGGCATCTCAGTTGCGCTCTACAACACAGCATTTGGACTACTGATTGCGATTCCTGCACTAGCAGCCTGGCGCGGTCTACGAGCAATGGCGAACCAACGCCAACGCGAGTGCGAAGAATTTACCCGCCAGTTATTTAAAAAACTGTTTCCAGCTTAA
- the adk gene encoding adenylate kinase, with the protein MRLILLGAPGAGKGTQAQFICKQFGIPQISTGDMLRAAVKAGTELGIAAKKIMDAGGLVSDDIIIGLVKDRLTQADCAKGYLFDGFPRTIPQAQAMKDAGVPIDFVLEIDVPFDAIIDRMSGRRVHPASGRTYHIKYNPPKVAGIDDVTGEPLIQRDDDKEETVRKRLQVYNDQTRPLVEYYSTWAQQSHASDKVKAPAYRKVNGTGDVEAITAAIFAELK; encoded by the coding sequence ATGCGCTTAATTCTGCTCGGAGCACCAGGTGCTGGCAAAGGAACTCAAGCACAATTTATTTGCAAGCAATTTGGGATTCCACAAATCTCAACTGGGGATATGCTGCGCGCAGCCGTTAAAGCCGGTACCGAGCTAGGCATTGCCGCTAAGAAAATTATGGATGCCGGTGGCCTGGTATCAGACGACATCATTATTGGTTTAGTGAAAGATCGCCTGACCCAAGCCGATTGCGCTAAAGGCTATCTGTTTGATGGCTTTCCAAGAACAATTCCCCAAGCTCAAGCGATGAAAGACGCAGGCGTTCCCATTGATTTCGTCTTAGAGATCGATGTTCCGTTTGACGCCATCATCGATCGCATGAGCGGTCGTCGCGTTCATCCTGCTTCAGGCAGAACGTATCACATCAAATACAACCCGCCTAAAGTGGCAGGCATTGATGATGTCACCGGTGAGCCCTTGATTCAGCGCGATGATGACAAAGAAGAAACGGTACGCAAACGTTTGCAGGTTTATAACGACCAGACCCGTCCTTTAGTCGAGTACTACTCTACTTGGGCTCAGCAAAGCCATGCCAGCGACAAAGTGAAGGCGCCCGCCTATCGCAAGGTCAATGGTACCGGTGATGTTGAGGCGATTACTGCAGCGATTTTTGCTGAACTGAAGTAA